In a genomic window of Alteromonas gilva:
- a CDS encoding heme/hemin ABC transporter substrate-binding protein — protein MLKIIIFAMTLLLSPFVQGESMRIVSAGASVTEILFALGRGDWVVATDNTSMYPPAAIHKTKLGYFRQLNTEGVLAQHPTHLLGAASTGPQSVLKQLSNAGIAVNIYHQPRTIDGLFATINEISQHVNASESGATLLSHIKTQIATVLHQAQQQGIQGMRALYVVASNDRGLTVAGSDTLPDSLFSELGLVNIGAELHEFKIMDNESIVSANPDIVIMASHFADGEAAARALCSHPAIAVTNAGQHCAVGEISSAISLGLSPRIAEALRKIVSVAAAQHQQARND, from the coding sequence ATGCTTAAAATTATTATCTTTGCGATGACTTTGCTGCTCAGTCCTTTTGTGCAGGGCGAGTCAATGCGGATTGTCTCGGCCGGGGCCAGTGTAACTGAAATCCTCTTTGCGCTCGGACGCGGCGACTGGGTGGTGGCCACTGATAACACCAGTATGTATCCACCAGCCGCGATACATAAAACCAAACTCGGTTATTTTCGACAACTGAATACCGAGGGCGTATTGGCACAACATCCTACCCATTTACTCGGCGCAGCCTCTACCGGACCACAAAGCGTGTTGAAACAGCTGTCGAACGCAGGAATAGCGGTAAATATATACCACCAGCCACGCACCATTGATGGGTTATTCGCCACGATTAATGAAATCAGTCAGCACGTAAACGCCAGCGAGTCCGGCGCGACATTGCTTAGCCACATAAAAACGCAGATAGCCACCGTCCTTCACCAGGCGCAACAACAGGGTATTCAGGGCATGAGGGCATTATACGTAGTGGCCAGTAACGACCGCGGGTTGACTGTCGCTGGTAGCGATACACTGCCTGATTCGCTGTTCAGCGAGCTAGGCCTGGTGAATATCGGTGCCGAACTCCACGAATTTAAGATTATGGATAACGAGAGTATTGTCTCGGCAAACCCGGATATCGTTATTATGGCCAGTCATTTTGCCGACGGCGAGGCTGCCGCTCGCGCACTGTGCAGCCACCCGGCTATTGCCGTCACCAACGCCGGACAACACTGTGCTGTAGGCGAGATATCCAGTGCGATCAGTCTTGGTTTGTCGCCGCGTATCGCCGAGGCGTTGCGCAAGATAGTCTCAGTGGCCGCCGCCCAACACCAACAGGCGCGCAATGACTAG
- a CDS encoding HmuY family protein has protein sequence MNYRVTILTLATILTLTGCGGSSSSSPEQPETPETPTSPAEGQIYGPFSTGTSSEPETVYFDLDSQSTVALTTAEAATDTTWDIAFQRTKIWLNTSQETPVSMFKTANNSDFYDADGNPVAELFLAATAESELADYEAVTLADAPPPEAFTTDEQGAVIGDSFYHYDMTTHTVTAADDVYYIVNSDSNFTRFRVTDIQTTGNLIAEITLAIAHQSMLDGQSEFADEIELTLQTEACGNHTYIDFDTQTTATVAEDWDLIISCGDGGAEFELTLADDATVIRTDGQTYAGIDSQAAPFMGFTPDTYTEYAFDETPWYFYDSTTHLLYSQFSVYLIKAGDNTYKFQITSYYDDAGTSGSYSVRADLLAAQ, from the coding sequence ATGAATTATCGTGTCACTATACTTACGCTTGCGACCATTCTGACGTTAACAGGCTGCGGCGGCAGCTCATCTTCCAGTCCCGAACAGCCAGAGACACCAGAAACGCCGACCTCCCCTGCTGAAGGGCAAATTTACGGGCCGTTTAGCACCGGCACCAGTAGCGAGCCAGAGACGGTTTACTTTGATCTGGATAGTCAGTCCACTGTGGCTTTAACGACGGCAGAAGCCGCGACTGACACAACCTGGGATATCGCCTTTCAGCGCACCAAAATATGGTTAAACACCTCTCAAGAAACCCCCGTCAGTATGTTTAAGACGGCCAACAACAGTGACTTTTATGATGCCGACGGTAATCCTGTTGCCGAACTGTTTTTGGCCGCTACCGCAGAGTCTGAACTGGCTGACTATGAGGCGGTTACGCTGGCCGATGCGCCGCCACCTGAAGCATTTACCACCGACGAGCAAGGCGCGGTTATCGGTGACAGCTTCTACCACTATGATATGACGACACATACTGTAACGGCCGCTGACGATGTCTATTATATTGTCAATTCTGACAGTAACTTCACTCGCTTTCGGGTGACGGATATACAGACGACCGGCAACCTTATCGCAGAAATCACCCTGGCTATCGCGCATCAAAGCATGCTGGACGGTCAGTCTGAATTTGCAGATGAGATAGAGTTAACGCTGCAAACCGAGGCATGCGGCAACCACACTTACATTGATTTTGATACCCAAACTACCGCCACCGTCGCTGAGGACTGGGATCTTATAATTAGCTGCGGTGATGGCGGGGCTGAATTCGAGCTGACCCTCGCTGATGACGCGACGGTGATAAGAACCGATGGCCAGACCTACGCTGGTATTGATTCACAAGCTGCCCCCTTCATGGGCTTTACCCCTGATACATATACCGAATATGCCTTTGATGAAACGCCGTGGTACTTCTACGACTCCACCACGCATCTATTGTACTCGCAGTTTAGTGTGTATCTGATTAAGGCCGGTGACAATACCTATAAATTTCAGATTACCAGTTACTACGATGATGCCGGAACCTCTGGTAGTTACAGCGTGAGAGCCGATCTGCTAGCCGCTCAGTAA
- a CDS encoding TonB-dependent receptor plug domain-containing protein, which produces MPEDNTETIVVTGTRTPKHLYSSPVKVDIINQATIERLSRGTLKQLLDVMPGVVVTRNRKEGYTIQLQGFSADRVLVLMDGQPLVAPTGSAVDIDQISVNNIKQIEIVRGAASVLYGSSAMGGVINIITYTPQERTVSLTAELSSYADNAIEDEWGQLYRLQASDKLSGWHSSLNVQYIDDPGFKYNQHSALQQGVASDKTFIHLDLKRQFSSVTVSTKSRWLDESRFKVLSRLPGQSATLNYLSTVRQWQQDIILAHDNDWQINTRLLGHSETSGNSNGLRDTTISMQEIDAQRVWMGNNEWIAGVTVHQDQLDQQNLATGTVEVDNAERQSVESYAQVNTSWQSLQGLLGSRIQYDSDFGWHQAWRGSISYTPPTKANNWQLRFGIGQSYRVPNLKERYYIFDHSNLGYMIVGNNQLVPETASNVTAGLQWQSQWHSDWQLTSDINLHYTRANDFIDTIASADRSAEAGMDVYVYTNIAKASLQGFDYALTAQNNQWQLQLNYQYLDAQNNDDERLSERPRHLLKLSGTYHFSTINADLQLYAVGTFDEAPDNSFTGIHTNDSVSLNGQFSQQLTAHWRWQLGVENMFDQHQSSQYTQQGLFDARGLTSRRVVLTSTYQF; this is translated from the coding sequence TTGCCAGAGGATAATACCGAAACCATCGTGGTAACCGGCACACGCACACCCAAACACTTGTATAGCTCGCCAGTTAAAGTCGATATTATCAACCAGGCTACAATCGAACGCTTGTCGCGAGGTACTCTGAAACAGTTACTCGATGTGATGCCTGGTGTGGTTGTTACACGCAACCGCAAAGAAGGTTATACCATACAGTTACAAGGCTTTAGTGCCGACAGGGTGCTGGTGCTAATGGATGGGCAACCCTTAGTGGCACCGACGGGCTCAGCCGTTGATATTGACCAAATTAGTGTTAATAACATTAAACAAATAGAAATTGTTCGCGGCGCGGCATCAGTACTCTACGGTAGCTCGGCCATGGGCGGCGTCATCAACATTATCACCTACACGCCGCAGGAGAGAACCGTTAGCCTTACGGCAGAACTGAGCTCCTATGCCGACAACGCCATCGAAGATGAGTGGGGCCAGCTATACCGTTTGCAGGCCAGTGATAAGCTCAGCGGCTGGCATAGTAGTCTTAATGTGCAGTATATCGATGATCCTGGCTTTAAATACAATCAGCACAGCGCGCTACAACAAGGCGTTGCCAGCGACAAGACCTTTATTCACCTCGACCTTAAACGACAGTTTTCATCGGTAACGGTGTCGACGAAAAGTCGCTGGCTGGATGAAAGTCGATTCAAGGTACTATCACGGCTCCCAGGGCAATCTGCCACGCTCAATTATTTATCCACAGTCAGGCAATGGCAGCAAGATATAATACTTGCTCACGATAACGACTGGCAGATTAACACCCGGTTGCTAGGTCATAGTGAAACCAGTGGTAATAGTAATGGTCTACGCGATACCACTATCTCTATGCAGGAGATCGACGCCCAGCGTGTCTGGATGGGGAACAATGAATGGATTGCCGGGGTTACCGTTCACCAGGATCAACTTGATCAGCAAAATCTGGCCACAGGCACGGTTGAAGTTGATAACGCCGAACGCCAGTCAGTAGAATCATACGCTCAGGTCAATACCTCCTGGCAGTCGCTACAAGGACTCCTCGGCAGTCGTATCCAGTACGACAGTGACTTTGGCTGGCATCAGGCCTGGCGCGGCAGCATTAGCTATACCCCTCCAACAAAGGCTAACAACTGGCAACTGCGATTCGGCATAGGCCAAAGCTACCGGGTACCGAATTTAAAAGAACGCTACTACATTTTCGACCATAGTAATTTAGGTTACATGATTGTAGGCAATAACCAACTGGTACCCGAAACCGCCAGTAATGTGACGGCCGGATTGCAATGGCAATCTCAGTGGCACAGCGATTGGCAGTTGACCAGCGATATCAACCTTCACTATACCCGCGCCAATGACTTTATCGACACCATCGCCTCAGCAGACCGCTCCGCTGAGGCCGGCATGGATGTGTATGTATATACCAATATTGCCAAAGCAAGTTTGCAGGGATTTGATTATGCTCTGACAGCGCAGAACAACCAATGGCAGCTGCAACTTAATTATCAATACCTCGACGCCCAAAATAATGACGATGAACGATTAAGTGAACGCCCCCGTCACCTGCTTAAACTATCGGGCACTTACCATTTTTCCACCATCAATGCCGACTTACAACTCTATGCCGTAGGGACCTTTGATGAAGCACCTGACAACAGCTTTACCGGCATTCATACCAACGATTCAGTATCACTCAACGGTCAGTTTTCTCAACAGCTAACTGCTCATTGGCGATGGCAACTCGGGGTCGAAAACATGTTCGACCAACACCAGTCCTCGCAATATACCCAGCAGGGACTTTTCGATGCCCGCGGCCTCACGAGTCGCCGGGTTGTGCTAACCAGCACTTATCAATTTTAA
- a CDS encoding PQQ-dependent sugar dehydrogenase: MLAVKILLLSPVYADVPPVLTGNFHQTQIAGYLTNPWAVVENPLGGWLITERSGIIVEYTHAGERQEIPLEIKDLYVDGQGGLLDIVLSDDFIESRRVYLSYAIGTAQSNYLAFGTTRLIGDNPTVTTLFKVSSGKDTPVHFGGRLLKMPDNSWLLTSGDGFDYREQAQRKQSHLGKVLRFNTDGTPHKDNPFYSAEHTPASYIYTLGHRNPQGLVRDPSTGKIWLNEHGPAGGDEINLLSPGNNYGWPVVTLGEDYSGAQITPFDKYPGMTDPLLNWTPSIAPSSMVVYQDDLFTELNNHLLVSSLKDKALYAVALDQNPMSAVQIFATINERLRDVIVGRDGAIYVLTDGERGRLMRFSPLRDEGVPEHSLR; the protein is encoded by the coding sequence GTGTTGGCAGTTAAAATACTGTTGTTATCGCCTGTTTATGCTGATGTTCCACCTGTGCTTACGGGTAATTTTCATCAAACCCAGATCGCCGGGTACTTAACAAATCCCTGGGCTGTCGTGGAGAACCCATTAGGCGGCTGGCTGATAACTGAACGCAGCGGTATTATCGTCGAATATACCCATGCCGGGGAGCGTCAGGAAATCCCGCTGGAAATTAAAGATCTCTATGTTGACGGCCAGGGTGGCTTGCTCGACATCGTGCTCAGTGATGATTTTATTGAATCGCGCAGAGTTTATCTGAGTTATGCGATTGGCACTGCGCAGAGCAATTACCTGGCCTTTGGCACCACAAGGTTAATCGGCGATAACCCCACAGTCACAACGCTTTTTAAAGTCAGCAGCGGCAAGGACACGCCGGTCCATTTTGGCGGTCGTTTGTTGAAAATGCCAGATAACAGCTGGTTGTTAACCAGTGGCGATGGCTTTGATTACCGCGAACAGGCGCAACGTAAACAGAGTCACTTAGGCAAGGTGCTGCGCTTTAACACTGACGGTACACCGCATAAGGACAATCCGTTTTATAGCGCTGAACACACCCCCGCAAGTTATATTTACACGCTCGGTCATCGCAACCCGCAGGGTTTAGTGCGTGATCCTTCAACTGGCAAAATCTGGTTAAATGAGCATGGTCCGGCGGGTGGCGACGAAATCAACTTATTAAGCCCTGGCAATAACTATGGCTGGCCGGTTGTTACCCTGGGTGAAGACTATTCAGGGGCGCAAATTACGCCCTTTGACAAATATCCGGGCATGACCGATCCGCTCCTGAACTGGACCCCCTCCATTGCGCCTTCATCCATGGTGGTGTATCAGGATGATTTGTTTACGGAACTGAATAATCACCTGTTAGTGAGCAGCCTTAAAGATAAGGCACTGTATGCCGTGGCATTGGACCAAAATCCCATGTCGGCGGTGCAAATCTTTGCTACTATAAATGAACGTTTACGCGACGTGATTGTGGGGCGTGACGGGGCAATCTATGTATTGACCGACGGTGAACGCGGTCGGCTCATGCGCTTTTCGCCGTTACGCGATGAAGGGGTCCCGGAACACAGTTTGCGGTAG
- the acnB gene encoding bifunctional aconitate hydratase 2/2-methylisocitrate dehydratase — translation MLEDYRKHVEERAAEGIPPKPLNAEQVAGLVELLKNPPAGEEAFLLELLSERVPPGVDEAAYVKAGFLSAIVKGEDTSPLISKEKGVELLGNMHGGYNIITLVELLDDEALAPLAAKELKHTLLMFDAFHDVEEKHKAGNAIATDVIKSWAEAEWFTSRPTLADKITYSVFKVTGETNTDDLSPAPDAWSRPDIPLHALAAYKMTRDGLEPEEHGVKGPMKQIEEVKAKGHPVAFVGDVVGTGSSRKSATNSVLWFFGEDLPGVPNKRGGGVCIGSKVAPIFFNTMEDAGALVFEADVEKMNMGDVIDIYPYEGKITNSETGEVLAEYSYKSKVILDEVRAGGRINLIIGRGLTDKAREALGLGPTDLFRTPEQPADSGKGFSLAQKMVGKACGVDGIRPGTYCEPKMTTVGSQDTTGPMTRDELKDLACLGFTADLTMQSFCHTAAYPKPVDIDTQHTLPDFIMNRGGVSLRPGDGIIHSWLNRMLLPDTVGTGGDSHTRFPLGISFPAGSGLVAFAAATGVMPLDMPESILVRFKGKRQPGITLRDLVHAIPLYGIKQGLLTVEKKGKINQFSGRILEIEGLEDLTVEQAFELSDASAERSAAGCTINLSEESIAEYLRSNVTMLRWMINEGYGDPRTLERRAQKMEEWLANPSLMRADADAEYAEVIEIDLSEIKEPIVCCPNDPDDAKTLSEVAGDHVDEVFIGSCMTNIGHFRAAGKLLDNYGKTLPTRLWISPPTKMDKAQLMEEGYYNIYGRVGVRTEMPGCSLCMGNQARVDAGATVLSTSTRNFPNRLGDGANVYLTSAELAAVGAIVGRIPTAEEYMEYAGKIDSMAADVYRYLNFDKMDSFKKAEEEAKANIIPTLNVA, via the coding sequence GTGTTAGAAGATTATCGCAAACACGTAGAAGAGCGTGCTGCCGAAGGAATTCCACCAAAACCGTTGAATGCGGAACAGGTAGCTGGATTAGTCGAATTACTGAAAAATCCACCTGCCGGTGAAGAAGCATTTCTGCTTGAACTGCTTTCTGAGCGAGTACCTCCTGGTGTAGACGAAGCCGCTTATGTTAAAGCGGGCTTCTTAAGCGCAATTGTTAAAGGTGAAGACACCAGCCCGTTGATCAGCAAAGAAAAGGGTGTTGAATTACTGGGCAACATGCACGGTGGTTATAACATTATCACGCTGGTTGAGTTACTTGACGATGAAGCCCTGGCGCCACTGGCTGCAAAAGAACTCAAGCATACCTTACTGATGTTTGATGCCTTCCACGACGTGGAAGAAAAACACAAAGCAGGAAATGCCATCGCCACCGACGTAATCAAGTCGTGGGCCGAGGCAGAATGGTTTACGTCGCGTCCTACCCTGGCTGACAAAATCACCTATTCAGTGTTTAAAGTTACCGGTGAAACTAACACCGATGACTTGTCTCCGGCACCTGATGCATGGTCTCGCCCGGATATTCCGTTGCACGCCCTGGCCGCTTATAAAATGACCCGTGATGGCCTGGAGCCAGAAGAGCACGGCGTTAAAGGCCCGATGAAGCAAATTGAAGAGGTTAAAGCAAAAGGCCATCCGGTCGCCTTCGTGGGTGACGTTGTGGGTACAGGGTCTTCGCGTAAGTCGGCGACTAACTCAGTATTGTGGTTCTTTGGTGAAGATTTGCCAGGCGTGCCGAACAAGCGCGGTGGTGGTGTGTGTATTGGTAGCAAAGTGGCACCCATCTTCTTTAACACCATGGAAGACGCCGGTGCGTTGGTTTTTGAAGCCGACGTAGAAAAAATGAACATGGGTGATGTCATCGATATCTACCCGTATGAAGGTAAAATAACCAACAGCGAAACCGGTGAAGTGCTGGCAGAGTACAGCTACAAGTCTAAGGTTATCCTTGACGAAGTGCGCGCTGGTGGTCGTATCAACCTGATCATTGGTCGTGGCTTAACCGACAAAGCCCGTGAGGCATTGGGTCTTGGCCCAACTGACTTATTCCGTACGCCTGAACAGCCTGCCGACAGCGGTAAGGGCTTCTCTTTAGCGCAGAAAATGGTGGGTAAAGCCTGTGGTGTTGACGGTATCCGCCCTGGCACCTACTGTGAGCCAAAAATGACCACGGTGGGATCTCAGGATACCACGGGTCCTATGACGCGTGATGAGCTTAAAGATCTGGCGTGTTTGGGCTTTACCGCCGATTTAACCATGCAATCTTTCTGTCACACGGCGGCATATCCTAAGCCGGTTGATATCGACACCCAGCATACGCTGCCAGACTTTATTATGAACCGTGGCGGTGTAAGTTTACGTCCGGGCGACGGTATCATTCACAGCTGGTTAAACCGTATGCTGCTGCCTGATACGGTGGGCACTGGCGGTGATTCTCATACACGTTTCCCGCTGGGTATTTCATTCCCGGCTGGCTCTGGTCTGGTTGCTTTCGCAGCCGCCACAGGCGTTATGCCGCTGGATATGCCTGAGTCAATTCTGGTGCGCTTTAAAGGCAAACGTCAGCCTGGTATCACCTTACGTGATTTGGTACACGCTATTCCGCTGTACGGTATTAAGCAAGGTCTGCTAACAGTTGAGAAGAAAGGTAAAATCAACCAGTTCTCAGGTCGAATCCTGGAAATCGAAGGTCTGGAAGACTTAACTGTAGAGCAGGCGTTTGAATTGTCTGATGCGTCAGCGGAGCGTTCTGCAGCCGGTTGTACTATCAACCTTTCTGAAGAATCCATTGCCGAATACCTGCGCTCTAACGTGACCATGTTACGCTGGATGATCAACGAAGGTTACGGCGATCCGCGTACGCTTGAGCGCCGTGCGCAGAAGATGGAAGAATGGCTGGCAAACCCAAGCCTGATGCGTGCCGACGCTGATGCGGAATACGCAGAAGTGATCGAGATTGACCTGTCTGAAATCAAAGAGCCAATTGTATGCTGCCCCAACGATCCGGATGATGCCAAAACATTATCTGAAGTCGCTGGCGACCATGTCGATGAGGTGTTCATCGGTTCTTGTATGACGAACATTGGTCACTTCCGTGCTGCTGGTAAACTGCTGGATAACTACGGTAAGACACTGCCAACCCGTTTGTGGATTTCTCCACCTACTAAGATGGATAAAGCCCAGTTGATGGAAGAGGGCTACTACAACATCTACGGCCGTGTAGGCGTACGTACCGAAATGCCCGGGTGTTCATTGTGCATGGGTAACCAGGCACGTGTAGACGCTGGCGCGACGGTGCTTTCTACCTCTACCCGTAACTTCCCGAACCGCTTGGGTGATGGCGCCAATGTGTATCTGACCTCTGCAGAACTGGCGGCGGTTGGTGCAATTGTTGGCCGTATTCCTACTGCCGAAGAATATATGGAATATGCAGGTAAAATCGACTCAATGGCAGCCGATGTTTACCGCTACCTGAACTTCGACAAAATGGACAGTTTCAAGAAAGCGGAAGAAGAAGCCAAAGCAAACATCATTCCGACGTTGAATGTTGCCTGA
- a CDS encoding DUF192 domain-containing protein: MKTRNIIKSKFIAAIVLLGSLLLGICNVSAVEFEKARVTVKDINLEVEYAKTFEQRVQGLMFRKTLCSSCGMLFKFDPEKQASMWMKNTFIPLDVAFIDRNGVITDIKPLQPQDLTSVGASTLVRYALEMNQGWFAEHDIHVGDQFTVNP, translated from the coding sequence ATGAAAACTCGCAATATAATAAAATCAAAATTCATCGCTGCCATCGTGCTGCTTGGTAGTTTGCTATTAGGCATCTGCAATGTCAGCGCTGTCGAATTTGAGAAAGCGCGAGTCACAGTCAAAGACATAAACCTCGAAGTAGAATACGCCAAAACTTTTGAACAGCGCGTTCAGGGTCTGATGTTTCGTAAAACATTGTGTAGTAGCTGCGGTATGTTGTTTAAGTTTGACCCGGAAAAACAAGCCAGTATGTGGATGAAGAATACGTTTATTCCACTGGATGTGGCATTTATCGACAGAAACGGCGTAATCACTGATATTAAACCGCTGCAGCCTCAGGACCTGACATCTGTTGGCGCGTCAACGTTGGTGAGGTACGCACTCGAAATGAATCAAGGCTGGTTTGCCGAGCATGATATTCATGTTGGCGATCAGTTTACTGTCAATCCATAA
- the lysC gene encoding lysine-sensitive aspartokinase 3, which translates to MSNNPLTIAKFGGTSVANYTAMQNCARIVASNPGTRIVVVSASAGVTNHLVSLAYTALTQEQIAEICQSITDIEHAILKELKDQASVKPKLDDLLEEVSNLAFHEEILHRADLKDQLLSMGERMSSLMFSAVLAEENVATINFDVRKVLHTDSEFGAAAPQLEAIADSANQLLKPEIDKAIVVTQGFVGADSEGRTTTLGRGGSDFTAALLAEAVGAEVCEIWTDVTGVYTTDPRITAAAHPLPELSFEEAAEMATFGAKVLHPATMEPAVRKDIKVFVGSSKEPAKGGTWIVRDCQHEPSYRAITRRKEQVMVTVKTPKMMYAQGFLQQVFAIIAKHKLSVDLVTTSEISVAFTLDNPANSVAQRLNRETIAELETICDVTVEHGFDLVTVVGNHMQTGKGVSSKIFAAVSDYNLRMICFGANPHNISLLVNEADSSEIVTVLHKALFE; encoded by the coding sequence GTGAGCAACAACCCGTTAACTATTGCAAAATTCGGCGGCACCAGTGTTGCCAATTATACAGCGATGCAAAATTGTGCGCGCATAGTTGCGTCAAACCCCGGCACACGCATTGTTGTAGTCAGCGCTTCGGCCGGTGTCACCAATCACTTAGTCAGTCTGGCCTATACGGCGCTGACCCAGGAGCAGATTGCTGAAATATGTCAGTCGATTACCGATATTGAGCACGCCATACTCAAAGAACTGAAAGATCAGGCCAGCGTAAAGCCTAAGCTCGATGATTTACTGGAGGAAGTGAGCAATCTGGCGTTTCATGAGGAAATACTGCACCGCGCGGATCTGAAGGATCAGTTGCTTTCGATGGGCGAGCGCATGTCATCACTGATGTTCAGTGCCGTGCTGGCCGAAGAAAATGTTGCGACCATTAATTTTGATGTGCGTAAGGTGTTACACACCGACAGTGAATTCGGCGCGGCGGCACCTCAGCTAGAGGCTATTGCAGATAGTGCTAACCAATTATTAAAGCCTGAGATTGACAAGGCCATTGTAGTCACCCAGGGATTCGTTGGCGCCGATAGTGAAGGCCGTACTACTACGCTGGGTCGTGGTGGTTCAGACTTTACTGCGGCGCTGCTCGCCGAAGCGGTTGGCGCTGAGGTTTGTGAAATATGGACCGATGTTACCGGTGTGTATACCACCGATCCGCGTATCACCGCTGCCGCCCATCCATTGCCTGAATTAAGTTTTGAAGAAGCTGCCGAGATGGCCACATTTGGTGCCAAGGTATTGCACCCGGCAACCATGGAGCCAGCGGTACGTAAAGATATCAAGGTTTTTGTCGGTTCCAGCAAAGAACCAGCAAAAGGGGGCACCTGGATTGTCAGGGATTGTCAGCATGAGCCGTCCTACCGCGCTATTACACGCCGTAAAGAGCAGGTCATGGTGACAGTTAAAACACCCAAGATGATGTACGCTCAGGGCTTTTTGCAACAGGTGTTTGCGATCATTGCTAAGCATAAGCTGAGTGTTGATTTGGTCACTACCTCTGAGATATCGGTGGCTTTTACCCTGGACAATCCAGCGAATTCTGTAGCCCAGCGGTTAAATCGTGAAACCATTGCTGAGCTGGAAACCATTTGCGACGTGACAGTAGAGCACGGGTTTGATTTGGTTACCGTAGTGGGTAATCACATGCAAACCGGTAAAGGGGTGTCGAGTAAGATTTTTGCTGCGGTGTCTGACTACAATTTACGTATGATTTGCTTTGGTGCTAACCCACATAATATTTCGTTACTGGTGAATGAAGCAGACAGCAGTGAAATTGTCACCGTATTGCATAAAGCGTTGTTTGAATAA